A genomic region of Pseudomonas frederiksbergensis contains the following coding sequences:
- a CDS encoding MATE family efflux transporter: MQAPPTHRPLWQTYLLFLAPMVLSNFLQSMSGTINSIYIGQMLGTQALAAVSGMFPIVFFFIALVIGLGAGAGVLIGQAWGAREPQMVKAIAGTTLLLGAMIGLMAAVVGSVFARPALQGLGTPADVLDDAVAYAQVMMWILPSLLVFVLFTQLLRGVSDTLSPLLALVVSTCVGLALTPALILGWFGLPPMGIQSAAFAGLAGNLSAMGLLAWRLIRKGHPLAPDRAFFAAIRLDMDILGKVLRIGLPTGLQMVVLSLSELVILALVNQHGSQATAAYGAVTQIVNYVQFPALSIAITASILGAQAIGAGRIERIGPILRTGLLINVWLTGGLVVLGYLLSHWLLGLFLTDPSTQAMAEHLLHIMLWSLLVFGFQAVIGGIMRASGTVMVPVAIAIVCVIGVQLPVAYVLDARFGLQGVWMAFPVAYLGMLMLQTAYYKRVWQHQKIERLV; the protein is encoded by the coding sequence ATGCAAGCACCCCCGACCCATCGCCCCCTCTGGCAAACCTATCTCCTGTTCCTGGCGCCCATGGTTCTGTCGAACTTTCTGCAGTCCATGTCAGGCACGATCAACAGCATCTACATCGGTCAAATGCTCGGCACTCAGGCCTTGGCGGCCGTGTCCGGTATGTTCCCGATCGTGTTCTTCTTCATCGCGCTGGTCATCGGCCTCGGCGCGGGTGCCGGGGTGTTGATTGGTCAGGCGTGGGGGGCGCGGGAGCCGCAGATGGTGAAGGCGATTGCCGGGACGACGTTGCTGTTGGGGGCGATGATCGGATTGATGGCGGCGGTGGTGGGGAGTGTGTTTGCACGGCCGGCGTTGCAGGGGTTGGGGACGCCAGCGGATGTGCTGGACGATGCGGTGGCGTATGCGCAGGTGATGATGTGGATCCTGCCGTCGCTGTTGGTGTTTGTGTTGTTCACGCAATTGTTGCGAGGGGTGAGCGATACGCTGTCGCCGTTATTGGCGCTGGTGGTGTCGACGTGTGTCGGGCTGGCGCTGACGCCGGCGTTGATTCTCGGGTGGTTTGGGCTGCCGCCGATGGGGATTCAGAGTGCGGCGTTTGCCGGGTTGGCGGGTAACCTGTCGGCGATGGGGTTGTTGGCGTGGCGGTTGATTCGCAAGGGCCATCCGTTGGCGCCGGATCGGGCGTTTTTTGCGGCGATACGGCTGGACATGGACATCCTCGGCAAAGTGCTGCGCATCGGTTTGCCCACGGGGTTGCAGATGGTGGTGCTGTCGTTGTCGGAGCTGGTGATTCTGGCGCTGGTCAACCAGCACGGTTCCCAGGCGACGGCGGCGTACGGGGCAGTGACGCAGATCGTCAATTACGTGCAATTTCCGGCGCTGTCGATTGCGATCACGGCGTCGATCCTCGGGGCCCAGGCCATCGGGGCAGGGCGCATCGAGCGGATCGGGCCGATTCTGCGCACGGGGCTGTTGATCAACGTGTGGCTGACCGGTGGCCTGGTGGTGTTGGGTTACTTGCTGTCGCACTGGTTGCTGGGGTTGTTCCTCACCGATCCATCCACCCAGGCCATGGCCGAACACCTGTTGCACATCATGCTCTGGAGTCTGCTGGTGTTCGGCTTCCAGGCGGTCATCGGCGGCATCATGCGCGCCAGCGGCACGGTGATGGTGCCGGTGGCGATTGCAATCGTGTGCGTGATTGGGGTGCAGTTGCCGGTCGCATATGTGTTGGATGCGCGGTTCGGATTGCAAGGGGTATGGATGGCGTTTCCGGTGGCCTACCTGGGGATGCTGATGTTGCAGACGGCGTATTACAAAAGGGTCTGGCAGCATCAGAAGATCGAGCGGTTGGTGTAA
- a CDS encoding DUF2986 domain-containing protein: MNRRKKIKQLLKAHAKKASAKLAPPSKSKYISKADRLKLAAESSHDSIICSES; encoded by the coding sequence ATGAATCGTCGTAAAAAAATAAAACAGCTATTAAAGGCTCACGCCAAAAAGGCTAGTGCCAAATTGGCACCGCCAAGCAAGTCTAAATACATCAGTAAAGCTGACCGATTGAAGCTAGCTGCTGAATCCAGTCACGACTCAATCATTTGCTCTGAAAGCTGA
- a CDS encoding cystathionine gamma-synthase, producing MSQHDETAAPRAFATRVIHAGQAPDPSTGALMPPIYANSTYLQQSPGVHKGLDYGRSHNPTRFALERCVADLEGGTQAFAFASGLAAISTVLELLDSGAHIVSGNDLYGGTFRLFDKVRRHSAGHRFSFVDLTDLSAFEAALQDDTRMVMVETPSNPLLRLTDLAAIARICRERGIICVADNTFASPWIQRPLELGFDIVLHSTTKYLNGHSDVIGGIAVVGQNFELRERLGFLQNAVGAIAGPFDAFLTLRGVKTLALRMERHCSNALKLAQWLERQPQVARVYYPGLPSHPQHELARRQMRGFGGMISLDLNSDLAGAKRFLESVQIFALAESLGGVESLIEHPAIMTHASIPAETRAQLGIGDALVRLSVGVEDIEDLRADLAQALARM from the coding sequence ATGAGTCAACACGATGAAACCGCCGCACCACGCGCCTTCGCCACCCGTGTGATCCACGCCGGACAGGCGCCGGACCCTTCCACCGGGGCGCTGATGCCGCCGATTTACGCCAATTCCACCTACTTGCAGCAGAGCCCCGGTGTACACAAGGGGCTCGACTACGGGCGCTCGCACAATCCGACGCGCTTTGCGCTGGAGCGTTGCGTGGCAGACCTTGAGGGCGGCACCCAGGCCTTCGCCTTCGCCTCCGGGCTGGCGGCGATCTCCACCGTGCTCGAACTGCTCGACAGTGGCGCGCACATCGTCTCCGGCAACGACCTGTATGGCGGTACTTTTCGACTGTTCGACAAGGTGCGCCGGCACAGCGCCGGGCATCGCTTCAGCTTCGTCGATCTGACCGACCTGTCGGCATTCGAAGCGGCGCTGCAGGATGACACGCGGATGGTCATGGTCGAGACGCCGAGCAATCCCTTGCTGCGCCTGACTGACCTCGCCGCTATTGCGCGCATCTGTCGCGAGCGAGGCATCATCTGTGTGGCCGACAACACCTTTGCCAGCCCGTGGATCCAGCGCCCGCTGGAGCTGGGCTTCGATATCGTGCTGCATTCAACGACCAAGTACCTGAACGGCCACTCCGACGTGATCGGTGGCATAGCGGTGGTGGGGCAGAATTTCGAGCTGCGCGAACGGTTGGGCTTCTTGCAGAACGCGGTGGGGGCTATCGCCGGGCCGTTCGACGCTTTTCTCACCCTGCGCGGAGTGAAAACCCTGGCGCTGCGCATGGAGCGCCACTGCAGCAATGCGCTGAAGCTGGCGCAATGGCTAGAGCGTCAGCCACAGGTGGCGCGCGTCTATTATCCGGGCCTGCCGTCGCACCCGCAGCACGAACTGGCGCGGCGGCAGATGCGCGGTTTCGGCGGGATGATCTCCCTCGACCTGAACAGCGACCTGGCCGGCGCCAAGCGTTTCCTCGAGAGTGTGCAGATCTTCGCCTTGGCCGAGAGCCTGGGCGGGGTCGAAAGCCTGATCGAGCACCCGGCGATCATGACGCACGCCAGCATCCCGGCAGAAACCCGTGCGCAGCTCGGCATCGGCGATGCGCTGGTGCGTTTGTCAGTGGGTGTCGAGGATATCGAAGACCTGCGCGCCGACCTGGCCCAAGCGTTGGCGCGGATGTGA
- a CDS encoding pyridoxal-phosphate dependent enzyme: MPNDSRPAVLELIGNTPLVRVSRFDTGPCTLFLKLESQNPGGSIKDRIGLAMIDGAERDGRLRPGGTIVEATAGNTGLGLALVGRAKGYRVVLVVPDKMSTEKVLHLKAMGAEVHITRSDVGKGHPEYYQDVAARLAQEIPEAFFADQFNNPANPLAHECSTAPEIWAQTQHDLDAIVVGVGSAGTLTGLTRFFRRVQPNLEMVLADPVGSVMAEYSRSGTLGTPGSWAVEGIGEDFIPSIADLSSVRHAYSISDEESFDHARQLLRAEGILGGSSTGTLLAAALRYCREQTEPKRVVSFVCDTGTRYLSKVYNDQWMTDQGLLARKRYGDLRDLIARRFEDGRVISVGPDDTLLTAFQRMRLADVSQLPVLVDGQRLVGVIDESDILLDVHQDTSHFRMTVASAMTDKLETLPPGASLAELQAELDRGLVAIIKDASGFHGLITRVDMLNHLRRSLT, encoded by the coding sequence ATGCCGAACGACTCCCGCCCCGCCGTGCTCGAACTGATCGGCAATACGCCGCTGGTTCGCGTGAGCCGCTTCGATACCGGCCCGTGCACGCTGTTTCTCAAGCTCGAATCGCAGAACCCCGGCGGTTCGATCAAGGATCGCATCGGCCTGGCGATGATCGACGGCGCCGAGCGCGATGGCCGCCTGCGGCCCGGCGGCACCATCGTCGAGGCCACCGCCGGCAACACCGGCCTCGGCCTGGCGCTGGTCGGCCGCGCCAAGGGATACCGGGTGGTGTTGGTGGTGCCGGACAAGATGTCCACCGAGAAGGTCCTGCACCTCAAGGCGATGGGCGCCGAGGTGCACATCACTCGTTCCGACGTTGGCAAGGGCCATCCCGAGTACTACCAGGACGTTGCCGCGCGGCTGGCGCAAGAAATTCCCGAGGCCTTTTTCGCCGATCAGTTCAACAACCCGGCCAACCCGCTGGCGCACGAGTGCAGCACCGCTCCGGAGATTTGGGCGCAGACTCAGCATGATCTGGATGCCATCGTCGTCGGCGTCGGTTCGGCCGGCACGCTGACCGGGCTGACCCGCTTCTTTCGCCGCGTGCAGCCGAACCTGGAAATGGTGCTGGCCGACCCGGTCGGCTCGGTGATGGCCGAATACAGCCGCAGCGGGACCCTCGGCACACCCGGTTCGTGGGCGGTGGAGGGCATCGGCGAAGACTTCATCCCGTCGATTGCCGACCTTTCCAGCGTGCGCCACGCCTACTCGATCAGCGACGAGGAAAGCTTCGATCATGCCCGCCAACTGCTGCGCGCCGAAGGCATTCTCGGCGGCTCTTCGACCGGCACCTTGCTGGCGGCGGCACTGCGTTACTGCCGTGAGCAAACCGAGCCGAAGCGGGTGGTCAGCTTCGTCTGCGACACCGGCACCCGCTACCTGTCGAAGGTCTACAACGACCAGTGGATGACCGACCAGGGCTTGCTTGCGCGCAAGCGCTACGGTGATCTGCGCGACCTGATCGCGCGACGCTTCGAAGATGGCCGGGTCATCAGCGTAGGCCCGGACGACACGCTGCTCACCGCCTTCCAGCGCATGCGCCTGGCGGATGTGTCGCAGCTGCCGGTGCTGGTGGACGGCCAGCGGCTGGTCGGCGTGATTGACGAATCCGATATTCTGCTTGACGTGCACCAGGACACTTCGCACTTTCGCATGACCGTGGCCAGCGCGATGACCGACAAGCTGGAAACCCTGCCTCCCGGCGCCAGCCTGGCCGAACTGCAGGCGGAGCTCGACCGTGGGCTGGTGGCGATCATCAAAGACGCCTCGGGCTTCCACGGCCTGATTACTCGAGTCGACATGCTCAATCACTTGCGGAGATCCCTCACATGA
- a CDS encoding HNH endonuclease yields MAHCIYCRTDKDDSEFTLEHVIPQFLGGAHSPDFLKTRDVCKNCNSNLGLFVDASFEKNWVVSNWLRETSSALYNSDKPVGVSLICMGNSDLSPPELPDDHVCELWLGPLGEQVFWLRPHDERMSAYVGGNPRTMKSVETRAYFLFSENSHTDPLKTWLSFEQAFQGRKVKKIMCTEIDGADPADIGFTQADEIDRSRIKFFHDNSHGTSERSVQVVVNSRFDQRFLCKLAIGVAYCLFGSKVLDTDYGKELHKGLWYRGDNEEPNVRGTALFSHPKDRDINSIVGFPNAVAIALISTPDGIAINLNISSQLNWTILCAPIDTLTHQDLAKIGDGQIIVLARPLQTGIHLELPAYLAHSLGATPHPQLNAIQERAEKNKSAISPP; encoded by the coding sequence ATGGCTCATTGCATTTACTGCCGTACGGACAAGGATGATTCAGAGTTCACCCTAGAGCACGTAATTCCACAGTTTTTAGGAGGTGCACATAGTCCCGATTTTTTGAAAACACGAGATGTGTGCAAAAATTGCAATAGCAACCTCGGCTTATTTGTAGATGCATCTTTTGAGAAGAACTGGGTCGTTTCCAATTGGCTCCGCGAGACATCTTCAGCACTCTATAACTCGGACAAGCCTGTTGGTGTGTCACTCATCTGCATGGGAAACAGTGACCTCTCCCCTCCAGAGCTTCCCGATGACCATGTCTGCGAACTGTGGCTAGGTCCACTTGGCGAACAAGTATTTTGGCTTCGTCCGCACGATGAAAGAATGTCCGCGTACGTTGGCGGAAATCCACGGACGATGAAGAGCGTTGAGACACGAGCCTATTTCTTATTTTCAGAAAACTCGCATACAGATCCTCTCAAAACATGGCTGTCCTTTGAACAGGCATTCCAAGGGCGCAAGGTCAAAAAAATCATGTGCACTGAGATCGATGGAGCTGATCCGGCTGACATAGGGTTCACGCAGGCTGATGAAATAGATCGATCACGTATTAAGTTTTTTCATGACAATAGTCATGGCACGTCAGAACGCAGCGTACAGGTTGTGGTGAACTCTCGGTTTGACCAACGATTCTTGTGCAAATTGGCAATAGGCGTCGCCTACTGCTTATTCGGGTCAAAGGTTCTAGATACCGATTATGGCAAGGAACTGCACAAAGGATTGTGGTATCGCGGAGACAATGAGGAACCGAATGTTCGTGGCACTGCACTGTTTTCCCATCCCAAAGATCGGGACATCAACAGCATCGTAGGCTTCCCTAATGCGGTAGCCATAGCGCTAATCTCTACTCCCGACGGCATAGCGATTAACCTTAACATCAGCTCGCAGCTGAATTGGACGATCCTGTGTGCGCCTATTGACACTCTTACGCATCAAGATCTTGCCAAAATTGGCGACGGTCAGATCATTGTGCTCGCACGCCCCCTCCAAACCGGTATCCACCTTGAACTCCCTGCATATCTGGCGCACTCGTTGGGGGCCACGCCACATCCCCAACTAAACGCGATCCAGGAACGCGCAGAAAAAAACAAATCAGCCATTAGTCCGCCGTAA
- a CDS encoding AAA family ATPase: MTTPTLHLMCGKIASGKSTLAKVLADNHAAILLSEDHWLSMLYPGEIRSVTDYVRCAHRIRGVLGPLVVSLLAAGVCVVLDFPANTVSDREWLRTLADQTQTQHCLHYLDVDEETCRARLHVRNAEGLHDFAATDAEFDLITRYFSIPGEGEGLVVVVH, from the coding sequence ATGACGACACCTACGTTGCATTTGATGTGCGGCAAAATCGCGTCTGGTAAATCGACATTGGCAAAAGTGCTTGCCGACAACCACGCTGCCATTCTACTCAGCGAAGACCATTGGCTTTCGATGCTTTATCCGGGAGAGATCCGCTCGGTGACCGATTATGTGCGGTGTGCACATCGCATTCGTGGGGTGTTGGGGCCGTTGGTTGTCAGCCTGCTTGCGGCAGGTGTTTGCGTGGTACTGGATTTTCCTGCAAACACCGTCTCTGATCGCGAGTGGTTGCGCACCTTGGCAGATCAAACGCAGACGCAGCATTGTCTGCACTATCTGGATGTTGACGAGGAGACTTGCCGCGCCAGATTGCACGTACGGAACGCGGAGGGCTTACATGATTTCGCAGCAACGGACGCCGAGTTTGATCTGATCACACGCTACTTCAGCATTCCGGGTGAGGGGGAGGGGCTGGTTGTCGTTGTTCATTAG
- a CDS encoding LysR family transcriptional regulator: MNWDDARVFLAVEREKTLRGAGRALNLDQATVGRRIAALEHALRATLFLRTSEGYALTTAGEIALRSAEKMEHSAHELVRRTQGTDTRLAGDVRVTSTDSIALEFLLPAIERLHAVHPEVRVLLDTSTRMLNLAKREADIAVRSVRPDNPDLVARRLARWPMALFASNAYLEQHGKPAVGSAFAGHDLVVYQGNWTSNRSPTLAGEPIHAGRIVSTFNSSLMLRTAVKAGIGIGELPIHLAEHDGLVQIWPEPARGAVYEVWLVTHQDLRHTARIAAMIDGIVCAFEAHTTHTQ, encoded by the coding sequence ATGAATTGGGATGATGCGCGAGTGTTTCTAGCGGTGGAGCGCGAAAAAACGCTCCGTGGAGCGGGCAGGGCGCTCAATCTCGATCAGGCGACGGTCGGCAGACGGATTGCAGCACTGGAGCACGCTCTACGTGCAACGCTCTTTCTGCGCACCTCTGAGGGTTACGCGTTGACCACCGCAGGCGAGATCGCGCTGAGATCAGCGGAGAAAATGGAGCACTCGGCACACGAACTTGTCAGACGAACTCAAGGCACGGATACACGGCTTGCGGGGGACGTGAGAGTCACCAGCACCGACTCGATCGCGCTCGAATTCCTGCTTCCCGCCATCGAACGCCTGCATGCCGTGCATCCCGAAGTGCGCGTTCTGCTGGACACCTCGACGCGCATGCTGAATCTGGCAAAGCGTGAAGCGGACATCGCGGTCCGGTCAGTCAGGCCGGATAATCCCGATCTTGTCGCACGGCGCCTGGCTCGCTGGCCCATGGCGCTCTTTGCATCGAATGCTTATCTCGAGCAACACGGCAAGCCCGCCGTTGGCTCTGCATTCGCGGGCCACGATCTTGTCGTCTACCAGGGAAATTGGACGAGCAATCGATCACCGACGCTTGCTGGCGAACCGATACACGCGGGGCGCATCGTATCGACCTTCAACTCTAGCCTCATGCTGCGTACTGCGGTAAAGGCCGGTATCGGCATCGGTGAGCTTCCGATACATCTGGCTGAACACGACGGCCTCGTGCAGATATGGCCGGAACCCGCACGTGGGGCGGTCTACGAAGTCTGGCTTGTCACGCATCAAGACCTTCGGCATACCGCGCGCATCGCAGCAATGATTGATGGCATCGTCTGCGCGTTCGAAGCTCACACAACCCACACACAATAG
- a CDS encoding NAD(P)H-quinone oxidoreductase, which translates to MTAIEIKQPGGPEVLVPTTRSVPTPTADQVLIRIHAAAVNGPDVFQRKGLYDAPAGVTDIPGLEVAGQVVAIGSDVSKFRIGERVCALIPGGGYAEYAVADACNTMHIPKGLTLVEAAAMPETFMTVWLNVFQRGKLVAGESVLIHGGASGIGTTATMLAKAFGAAKIITTVGSQAHRKASLALGADLAIDYREEDFVAEAKRYTDGKGVDVILDIIAGDYVARNYAVAAMDGRILQVGVIKGPAKDLDVVPMMMKRLTHMGSTLRSRTSAEKASIINELEQLVWPHIESGKIKPVIYKTFALADACGAHELIDSGTHFGKIVLTTGADLIG; encoded by the coding sequence ATGACGGCCATTGAAATTAAACAGCCCGGCGGTCCTGAGGTCCTGGTGCCGACTACGCGCTCGGTGCCGACGCCAACCGCCGATCAGGTTCTGATCCGCATCCACGCGGCGGCCGTGAACGGCCCAGACGTTTTCCAGCGCAAAGGGCTGTACGATGCACCCGCTGGAGTTACGGACATTCCAGGGCTGGAAGTCGCAGGTCAGGTGGTCGCCATTGGCTCCGACGTGTCCAAATTCCGGATCGGCGAACGGGTGTGTGCATTGATTCCCGGCGGTGGCTACGCAGAATATGCAGTTGCGGACGCCTGCAACACGATGCATATCCCCAAAGGCCTGACGTTGGTGGAAGCGGCGGCCATGCCTGAAACGTTTATGACGGTGTGGCTGAACGTTTTCCAGCGCGGCAAGCTGGTTGCTGGTGAATCAGTGTTGATCCATGGCGGTGCGTCAGGTATCGGTACCACGGCGACCATGCTGGCGAAGGCATTCGGCGCTGCGAAGATCATCACGACCGTTGGCTCGCAGGCACATCGGAAGGCCAGCCTGGCGCTCGGCGCAGACCTCGCGATAGATTACCGCGAGGAAGATTTCGTCGCCGAAGCGAAGCGTTATACCGATGGAAAAGGTGTCGACGTGATCCTCGACATCATTGCCGGCGACTACGTGGCTAGAAACTATGCCGTAGCCGCCATGGATGGCCGGATCCTCCAGGTGGGCGTGATCAAGGGGCCGGCGAAGGATCTCGACGTCGTGCCTATGATGATGAAACGTCTAACGCACATGGGCTCAACATTGCGATCGCGCACCTCCGCGGAAAAGGCGAGCATCATCAATGAACTCGAACAGCTGGTCTGGCCGCACATCGAGAGCGGCAAGATCAAGCCGGTTATCTACAAGACCTTTGCGCTTGCCGACGCTTGCGGCGCTCACGAGCTGATCGATTCCGGCACACACTTTGGAAAAATCGTCCTGACGACAGGTGCCGATCTCATTGGCTGA
- a CDS encoding DUF2252 domain-containing protein: MPESTARKRNKPATEPTDPKTLAAQEDPSTLFAGRASLASRIGQGKAARAKVPRAKLADCKIEDRDPIALLDASNVGRVTELIPIRYGRMVANPFAFYRGAAPLMAFDLSKLPHSGLIVQLGGDAHLANFGLFASPERRILFGPNDFDETLPGPFDWDVRRLATSFVIAARERGLATRDQRALVRRLCETFRQQVAEFSRMDTLDVWYYQFKASSMLAIADSTEEKRKELTVIDKARQQSSRSVTAHATELVNGKLRIKDMPPHVYHAPLESRHDQKQYDALVRRFFADYRLTLPDDRRALFDRYELVDVAIRVVGVGSVGTRCYEALFMADGECPLFLQLKEARASVLESYLPPSRYSNHGQRVVNGQRLLQSASDIFLGWSKMRHTGNDFYVRQLRDMKGAFDFTRFDVKDLGEYAVSCAHALAHSMAKAGDPALLSGYVGKSDAFDKAIERFALAYADQNEADWAVLKAAVKAGRIQVIRE, from the coding sequence ATGCCTGAATCCACTGCCCGCAAGCGCAACAAACCTGCTACGGAACCTACTGATCCGAAAACCCTGGCAGCACAAGAAGACCCGTCCACGCTGTTTGCGGGGCGTGCCTCTTTGGCGTCGCGCATCGGACAGGGCAAAGCGGCGCGCGCAAAGGTGCCGCGCGCGAAGCTGGCGGACTGCAAGATCGAAGATCGGGACCCCATTGCGCTGCTCGACGCGTCCAACGTGGGTCGGGTGACAGAGCTGATACCCATTCGCTACGGACGTATGGTTGCGAACCCATTCGCGTTCTATCGTGGTGCGGCTCCGCTGATGGCATTCGACCTGTCGAAACTGCCTCATTCCGGCCTGATCGTGCAACTGGGCGGCGATGCGCATCTGGCCAATTTCGGACTGTTCGCAAGCCCCGAGCGGCGCATTCTTTTCGGACCCAACGACTTCGACGAAACACTGCCCGGCCCCTTTGACTGGGATGTGCGCAGACTGGCTACATCGTTCGTGATTGCCGCGCGCGAACGCGGACTTGCGACGCGTGATCAGCGCGCCTTGGTGCGCCGGCTATGCGAGACGTTCCGGCAACAAGTCGCCGAGTTCAGCCGGATGGACACGCTCGACGTCTGGTACTACCAGTTCAAGGCGTCAAGCATGCTGGCCATTGCCGATTCGACGGAAGAAAAGAGAAAAGAACTGACCGTCATCGACAAGGCGAGGCAGCAGTCGTCGCGTTCCGTGACGGCTCATGCCACCGAGCTTGTCAACGGCAAGCTGCGCATCAAGGACATGCCGCCGCACGTTTATCACGCCCCACTGGAGAGCCGGCACGATCAAAAGCAATACGATGCACTGGTCCGGCGTTTCTTCGCCGACTACCGTTTGACTCTGCCCGATGACAGGCGCGCACTGTTCGATCGCTATGAACTGGTGGATGTCGCCATTCGCGTAGTGGGCGTTGGGTCGGTGGGGACGCGCTGCTACGAGGCGCTTTTCATGGCCGACGGAGAGTGCCCATTGTTCCTTCAACTCAAGGAGGCGCGGGCTTCTGTACTGGAGAGTTATCTGCCGCCGAGTCGTTATTCCAATCACGGTCAGCGTGTGGTGAACGGGCAGCGTCTACTGCAATCGGCCAGCGACATTTTTCTCGGATGGTCGAAGATGCGTCATACGGGCAATGACTTCTACGTGCGGCAATTGCGCGACATGAAGGGTGCGTTCGATTTCACCCGCTTCGACGTTAAAGATCTCGGCGAATATGCGGTTTCCTGCGCTCACGCGCTGGCCCATTCGATGGCGAAAGCGGGAGACCCTGCGTTGCTCAGCGGATACGTTGGAAAGTCGGATGCATTCGACAAGGCCATCGAGCGATTCGCACTCGCTTATGCGGATCAGAATGAGGCCGACTGGGCGGTTTTGAAAGCAGCAGTCAAGGCTGGACGCATCCAGGTGATTCGTGAATGA
- a CDS encoding DMT family transporter, translating into MNLSIFYALSAAALFGASTPLAKLLGVDVSPILLAGLLYLGSGIGLTLVRFIRDRGWQATGLTAGEWPWLIGAIAFGGVLGPVALMFGLTLTSGAAASLMLNLESVLTALLAWLVFKENADRRIVAGMLAIVAGGVFLAWPQDSTQAQGWIGPLAVALACACWAIDNNLTRKISASDALFIAGIKGLVAGAVNCTLALSLGAKLPNIATLAPILLVGFLGYGISLVLFVLALRGLGTARTGAYFSTAPFLGAAIAILILGEPASLTFWIAALLMGIGVWIHLTESHAHEHQHEPLIHGHRHVHDEHHQHEHDVEWDGSEPHSHVHQHLAIRHSHPHFPDIHHRHKH; encoded by the coding sequence ATGAACCTGAGCATTTTCTACGCCTTGAGCGCGGCCGCACTGTTTGGCGCCAGCACCCCGCTGGCCAAACTGCTGGGCGTGGATGTCTCGCCAATTTTACTGGCGGGGTTGCTGTATCTGGGTAGCGGCATCGGCTTGACCCTGGTCCGGTTTATCCGCGACCGCGGCTGGCAGGCAACCGGTCTGACGGCCGGCGAGTGGCCGTGGCTGATTGGTGCCATCGCCTTCGGCGGGGTGCTTGGGCCTGTGGCATTGATGTTCGGTTTGACCCTGACTTCAGGGGCGGCGGCCTCGCTGATGCTCAATCTGGAATCGGTACTGACGGCGCTGCTGGCCTGGCTGGTGTTCAAGGAGAACGCTGATCGGCGAATCGTCGCGGGGATGTTGGCCATCGTCGCTGGCGGGGTGTTCCTTGCCTGGCCGCAAGACTCGACTCAGGCGCAAGGCTGGATCGGCCCGTTGGCCGTAGCGCTGGCGTGTGCCTGCTGGGCCATCGATAACAACCTGACCCGCAAGATCTCGGCGTCCGATGCCCTGTTCATTGCCGGTATCAAGGGGCTGGTCGCGGGGGCGGTCAACTGTACGCTGGCGCTATCGTTGGGGGCCAAACTACCGAACATTGCCACGCTCGCGCCGATACTCCTGGTCGGCTTTCTGGGTTACGGCATCAGCCTGGTGCTGTTCGTACTCGCTCTTCGCGGCCTGGGCACGGCGCGCACCGGCGCATACTTTTCGACCGCGCCGTTTCTGGGGGCGGCGATTGCGATTCTGATCCTCGGCGAACCGGCTTCATTGACGTTCTGGATCGCTGCCCTGCTGATGGGCATTGGCGTCTGGATTCACCTCACTGAAAGCCATGCGCACGAACACCAGCACGAGCCGCTGATCCATGGTCACCGGCATGTTCACGATGAACACCATCAGCATGAGCACGACGTTGAATGGGATGGCAGCGAACCCCACAGCCACGTTCACCAGCATCTGGCGATCCGGCACAGCCATCCGCACTTCCCGGACATTCATCACCGGCACAAGCATTGA